From one Alicyclobacillus acidocaldarius subsp. acidocaldarius Tc-4-1 genomic stretch:
- a CDS encoding electron transfer flavoprotein subunit alpha/FixB family protein produces the protein MPKKVLVIAEQRDGKLRQIALEALGAARAIADGGSIVSVVIGSQVKDAAAELAQHPQDKVIAIEGDSLANYDSEHYYLALRPVLDEVQPDVVVLGHTAGGRDLAPKISAALDAPQVSDVVSLDVQGGDVLFKRPIYAGKAFETKRVLSTPYVVTVRPNNLPADAEQGGSTEVDVRAFDEPADVKTRVVNVQKKASTGRDLTEARVVVSGGRGVKSAEGFKPLYELAEVLDAAVGASRAACDAGYCDYSLQIGQTGKVVTPDVYIACGISGAIQHLAGMSQSKLIIAINKDAEAPIFEIADYGVVGDLFEIVPKLTEKLREKMAAARA, from the coding sequence ATGCCGAAGAAAGTTTTGGTCATTGCGGAACAGCGGGACGGAAAACTGCGTCAGATCGCCCTGGAGGCGCTTGGGGCCGCGCGCGCGATTGCGGATGGCGGTTCGATTGTGTCGGTCGTAATCGGGAGCCAGGTGAAGGATGCAGCGGCCGAACTCGCACAGCACCCTCAGGACAAGGTCATTGCCATTGAAGGCGATTCCCTGGCCAACTATGACTCGGAACACTATTACCTCGCCCTGCGCCCTGTCTTGGACGAAGTGCAGCCCGACGTGGTGGTGCTTGGACACACGGCCGGCGGCCGCGACCTGGCGCCGAAGATCTCGGCTGCACTGGATGCACCACAGGTCTCTGACGTGGTGAGCCTCGATGTGCAGGGCGGCGACGTTTTGTTCAAGCGACCGATCTACGCGGGCAAGGCGTTCGAGACGAAGCGGGTCTTGTCGACGCCCTATGTAGTGACGGTCCGCCCGAATAACCTCCCCGCAGACGCCGAACAAGGCGGATCCACGGAAGTCGACGTGCGCGCGTTTGACGAACCGGCCGACGTCAAAACCCGGGTGGTGAACGTCCAGAAGAAGGCGAGCACTGGCCGGGATCTCACCGAGGCGCGCGTGGTGGTTTCCGGTGGCCGAGGTGTCAAGAGCGCAGAGGGCTTCAAGCCGCTCTACGAGCTCGCGGAGGTCTTGGACGCTGCGGTGGGCGCGTCGCGCGCGGCCTGCGACGCTGGATACTGCGACTACAGCCTGCAGATTGGGCAGACGGGCAAGGTTGTGACGCCGGACGTCTACATTGCATGTGGCATCAGCGGCGCGATTCAGCACCTCGCGGGGATGAGCCAGTCGAAGCTCATCATCGCCATCAACAAGGACGCCGAAGCGCCCATCTTCGAGATCGCTGATTACGGTGTCGTGGGCGATCTGTTCGAGATCGTGCCGAAGTTGACCGAGAAACTGCGCGAAAAAATGGCCGCCGCAAGAGCCTGA